A genomic region of Exiguobacterium sp. Helios contains the following coding sequences:
- a CDS encoding S-ribosylhomocysteine lyase — MTLKKMNVESFNLDHTKVKAPYIRVAGYKDGKVDQVVKYDIRFTQPNVEQMPMRAMHTLEHLLAENIRNYSDDVIDVSPMGCQTGFYMAMMNFDSVEKMSELVEKTLKDVLAAEEIPAQNEVQCGFASAHDLKGAKHYAEKMLAGRDEWDIVFG; from the coding sequence ATGACACTTAAAAAAATGAACGTAGAAAGCTTTAACCTGGATCATACGAAAGTCAAAGCACCATATATTCGCGTTGCCGGATACAAAGACGGTAAAGTCGATCAAGTCGTTAAATACGACATCCGCTTCACGCAACCAAACGTTGAGCAAATGCCGATGCGTGCAATGCACACACTGGAACATTTACTGGCAGAAAACATCCGTAACTATTCGGATGATGTCATCGATGTCTCGCCAATGGGTTGCCAGACTGGTTTCTACATGGCGATGATGAACTTCGATTCGGTCGAAAAAATGAGCGAGCTTGTTGAGAAAACATTAAAAGACGTCTTAGCAGCAGAAGAAATTCCAGCGCAAAATGAAGTCCAATGCGGATTCGCAAGCGCCCACGACCTTAAAGGAGCGAAGCACTATGCCGAGAAAATGCTTGCCGGTCGTGATGAATGGGACATCGTCTTCGGATGA
- a CDS encoding class I SAM-dependent methyltransferase, with protein MTVRFMDVFTEWASTYDDTVTGHDPEYKEVFRRYEEILDTVATKALSPVVEFGAGTGNLTQRLLERHDHVLAVEPSPEMRDILINKIPELPVQDGHFLSFTADDAKSFVSTYAFHHLTDEEKGEAVDLMAKILPHDGKIVYADTMFVSEEARLQTIAEAKAQGFNGLAEDLEREFYPLIPVMEQIFASRGFDVSFTQYNHFVWLVEAEKMGE; from the coding sequence ATGACAGTACGTTTTATGGATGTTTTTACAGAGTGGGCGTCAACATACGACGACACGGTAACGGGGCATGATCCGGAGTACAAAGAAGTCTTTCGTCGTTATGAAGAAATATTAGATACGGTCGCAACGAAAGCTCTCTCACCGGTTGTTGAGTTTGGTGCAGGAACCGGTAACCTGACGCAACGGTTGCTGGAGCGACATGATCATGTCCTCGCCGTCGAACCGAGTCCGGAGATGCGGGATATTCTCATCAACAAGATTCCGGAACTTCCGGTGCAGGACGGACATTTCCTGTCGTTTACGGCAGATGATGCGAAAAGCTTTGTTTCGACGTATGCGTTTCATCATCTGACGGATGAGGAAAAGGGAGAAGCTGTTGATTTGATGGCGAAGATTTTGCCGCACGACGGAAAAATCGTTTATGCCGATACGATGTTTGTTTCAGAAGAAGCCCGCTTACAAACGATTGCTGAAGCGAAAGCACAGGGATTTAACGGACTGGCGGAAGATTTGGAACGTGAGTTTTATCCACTGATTCCGGTGATGGAACAGATTTTTGCGTCACGCGGGTTTGATGTTTCATTTACACAATACAATCACTTCGTCTGGCTCGTAGAAGCCGAGAAAATGGGGGAATAA
- a CDS encoding bifunctional cystathionine gamma-lyase/homocysteine desulfhydrase, protein MRKKTALIHGGTGVDRATGAVTPPIYQTSTYKQEKIGQLKEGYEYSRTANPTRTSIERLIADLEGGARGFAFGSGMAAIHAVFNLLESGDHIVMTDDVYGGTFRLMQRVLPKFNIQVTFVDTTDLAATEAAVQDNTKMLYVETPTNPLLKVTDIAAVAEIAKRNNLKLVVDNTFATPYLQQPLALGADIVLHSATKYIGGHSDVVAGLVVVNSDELGEDLHFIQNSTGGILGPQDSFLLVRGLRTLGIRMDAIEETSHDLVQFLKEQDVVSNIFYPGLASHPGHATQQKQATGFGGMISFDVGSAENAEKLVEATHFFTLAESLGAVESLISVPARMTHASIPAERRAELGITDGLVRISVGLEDAEDLKEDLARAFSLLQPVSEKTV, encoded by the coding sequence ATGCGTAAAAAGACAGCATTGATTCATGGAGGAACAGGCGTCGATCGAGCAACAGGTGCCGTTACACCCCCGATTTATCAAACAAGCACATACAAACAGGAAAAAATCGGTCAGTTAAAAGAAGGATATGAGTATTCCCGGACAGCGAACCCGACACGGACGAGCATCGAACGTCTGATTGCCGATCTTGAAGGCGGTGCACGCGGTTTTGCCTTCGGATCAGGGATGGCAGCGATTCACGCTGTCTTTAACCTGCTCGAATCAGGTGACCACATCGTCATGACCGATGACGTCTACGGCGGGACATTCCGTTTGATGCAGCGTGTCTTACCGAAGTTCAACATCCAAGTGACATTCGTCGATACGACGGATCTCGCGGCGACAGAAGCTGCGGTGCAAGACAACACGAAGATGCTGTATGTCGAAACACCGACGAACCCGTTGTTGAAAGTTACAGATATCGCAGCAGTTGCTGAGATCGCGAAACGCAACAACTTGAAACTTGTCGTCGACAACACGTTTGCGACACCATACCTGCAGCAACCACTCGCACTCGGTGCAGATATCGTTCTTCACAGCGCGACAAAATACATCGGCGGTCACTCGGACGTCGTCGCCGGACTTGTCGTTGTCAACAGCGACGAGCTCGGAGAAGATCTTCACTTCATCCAGAACTCGACCGGCGGTATTCTTGGACCGCAGGACAGCTTCCTGCTCGTCCGTGGATTACGGACGCTTGGTATCCGGATGGATGCAATCGAAGAAACATCACACGATCTTGTTCAGTTCTTAAAGGAACAGGACGTCGTTTCAAACATCTTCTATCCGGGACTGGCATCACATCCGGGTCACGCGACACAACAGAAACAGGCGACCGGTTTCGGCGGAATGATCAGTTTTGATGTCGGTTCAGCAGAAAATGCGGAGAAACTCGTCGAAGCGACACATTTCTTCACATTGGCTGAAAGTCTTGGAGCGGTCGAGAGTTTGATTTCCGTTCCGGCACGGATGACGCATGCGTCGATTCCGGCAGAGCGTCGCGCAGAACTCGGAATTACAGATGGTCTCGTTCGGATCTCGGTCGGTCTTGAGGACGCGGAAGACTTGAAAGAAGATTTGGCACGTGCTTTCAGTCTGCTTCAGCCGGTTTCAGAAAAAACTGTTTGA
- a CDS encoding PLP-dependent cysteine synthase family protein, giving the protein MIAKSVRDLVGNTPLYEITSFDLPAGTRILAKLEWMNPGGSVKDRLGIQLVDAAIEQGYVTPGGTIIEPTAGNTGIGLALAAKKYDLHVICVVPEKFSQEKQTLMRALGATVVNTPTELDMQGAIDKAKELGQTIPNSYVPLQFENEENPVTYQRTLGPELMAELDQIDWFVAGCGSGGTFAGTAAYLKERLGTKGAIVEPEGSVLNGGPAGPHKTEGIGTAKWPSLVSRDLVDEIHTISDHDAFTKVHELAAREGLLVGSSAGAALVAALDLAHRFPGSTIVTVFADSAERYLSQQIFEKVDETHA; this is encoded by the coding sequence ATGATCGCGAAATCAGTTCGCGACCTCGTCGGAAATACGCCGCTCTACGAGATTACTTCATTCGATTTGCCTGCTGGTACGCGGATTTTGGCGAAGCTCGAATGGATGAACCCTGGGGGCAGCGTCAAAGACCGCCTTGGCATTCAACTCGTTGATGCCGCGATCGAACAGGGATATGTGACACCAGGTGGAACGATTATCGAACCGACTGCCGGCAACACCGGCATCGGTTTGGCGCTCGCCGCCAAAAAGTATGATTTACATGTCATCTGTGTCGTTCCGGAAAAGTTCAGCCAGGAGAAACAGACGTTGATGCGGGCACTCGGCGCGACTGTCGTCAACACACCGACTGAGCTCGATATGCAGGGCGCGATTGATAAAGCAAAAGAACTCGGACAAACGATTCCGAACAGTTATGTTCCGCTTCAATTCGAAAACGAAGAAAATCCGGTCACGTATCAGCGGACACTTGGTCCTGAGCTGATGGCGGAACTGGATCAGATTGATTGGTTCGTTGCCGGATGCGGGTCAGGCGGAACGTTTGCCGGAACAGCGGCCTATTTAAAAGAACGTCTCGGGACGAAAGGTGCAATCGTCGAACCGGAAGGCTCGGTCCTCAACGGGGGACCAGCCGGACCGCATAAGACGGAAGGTATCGGGACGGCCAAATGGCCAAGCCTCGTCTCGCGTGACTTAGTAGATGAAATTCATACGATTTCAGATCATGATGCCTTCACGAAAGTCCATGAATTGGCGGCTCGTGAAGGATTGCTCGTCGGCAGTTCGGCCGGCGCGGCACTCGTGGCAGCACTTGATCTGGCACATCGTTTTCCAGGCAGTACCATCGTCACCGTCTTCGCGGACAGTGCCGAACGGTATTTAAGCCAACAAATCTTTGAAAAGGTGGACGAGACACATGCGTAA
- a CDS encoding methionine ABC transporter ATP-binding protein, whose protein sequence is MIRLQDVGKIYRSKRGSVEAVVNVDLSIERGEIFGIIGYSGAGKSTLIRLLNMLEAPTSGSIQIDGVEMTTLKPKELRGVRKNVSMVFQHFNLLWSRTVEENIMFPLELGGYPKARRKERVAELIQLVGLDGREGAYPSQLSGGQKQRVGIARALASNPDVLLCDEATSALDPKTTDSILELLVDINKKLKLTIVLITHEMHVIQKICHRVAVMEAGKIVEQGPVAEVFRHPKQAMTKEFVKQLTSPSENELTFAKLRERYPTGKIVQLTFVGSTAESPILAEVMKDSNLLFNIIGGNVGQTQDGALGTLFIQLLGSEQEAQAVIAKLQASDVEVEVDHR, encoded by the coding sequence TTGATTCGCTTACAGGATGTAGGAAAGATTTATCGCTCGAAGCGCGGATCGGTTGAAGCCGTCGTCAATGTCGACTTGTCAATCGAGCGCGGTGAAATTTTTGGAATAATCGGTTATTCAGGGGCAGGGAAATCAACACTGATTCGTTTGCTGAACATGCTGGAGGCACCGACGAGCGGATCGATTCAAATCGACGGTGTCGAAATGACGACGCTCAAACCGAAAGAATTACGCGGCGTCCGCAAAAATGTCTCAATGGTATTCCAGCACTTTAATCTGCTGTGGTCACGGACCGTTGAAGAAAACATCATGTTCCCGCTCGAACTCGGCGGTTATCCGAAAGCCCGTCGCAAAGAACGAGTTGCTGAACTGATTCAACTCGTCGGACTCGACGGACGCGAAGGTGCTTACCCGTCGCAACTGTCAGGTGGACAAAAACAACGGGTCGGGATTGCCCGGGCACTGGCATCCAACCCAGATGTCTTACTCTGTGACGAAGCGACCAGTGCGCTGGATCCGAAAACGACGGACTCGATCCTCGAGTTGCTTGTCGACATCAACAAAAAATTAAAACTGACAATCGTCTTGATTACACATGAGATGCACGTCATTCAGAAAATCTGTCACCGGGTTGCCGTCATGGAAGCCGGGAAAATCGTCGAACAGGGACCGGTCGCAGAAGTGTTCCGTCACCCGAAACAGGCGATGACAAAAGAGTTCGTCAAACAGTTGACGTCACCATCTGAAAACGAATTGACGTTTGCGAAATTACGCGAACGCTACCCGACCGGAAAAATCGTCCAGCTGACGTTCGTCGGTTCGACGGCGGAAAGTCCGATCCTGGCCGAAGTCATGAAAGACTCGAACTTATTATTCAATATCATCGGCGGAAACGTCGGACAGACGCAGGACGGGGCACTTGGAACGCTGTTCATTCAGCTGCTCGGGTCGGAACAGGAAGCACAAGCGGTCATCGCCAAACTTCAAGCGAGTGACGTTGAAGTGGAGGTGGATCACCGATGA